The DNA segment GATGATCTCGCTGGCAGGCTTCACAGGCCCCGCTCCTTGAGGAAGGCCTCGGCGTCCTTCACCCGCAGTTCGCCGGAGATCAGTTTGGGCAGCAGGGTGTCGCGGAGTTGGGCGAGGGTGCGGGACTCCCGTTCGTTTTCCGCGAGCTGTCGATAAAGTAAGGCAGCCGACCCTGTGAAACTTGTCAGCACCGGGTCGGAAGGAACTACGACGCGAAGTGGTCGGAAGTTGCTTTTGCTGATCTCCTGAAACGTCGAGCCGTTGGCGTTGCCGACGATGGCATCCATGCTTTCAAGACACCAGAGCAATACGAAGACGTTTGACAGAACACCATCGCATTTCATTGCGATGAAACCTTGATTGATCGCAGTAGGAACTTCAGCAATCGCCAAGTAGCCGATTGGCGCCCGTGAAGAGAGCAGCACCGTGCCGACTGGCAAAAGGCCAGAACTGATCTTTGCAAGACCGGCATCCGTAATCTTTCGATCCGTGTCCAGCAAAACGGGAAACTTCAGAGTGGACAGGTCTTTGGGCGTTGCCCAGCAGTGTTGCCCTCCTTCCCAAAACTCCGGCTCTTTGGTGCTGGGCGTCGATCCACCGCAGACTGTCACCTCCTCACCAATCGTAGAGTAACGCCAACCCTCCGGAATCTCGCCCAATTCCGATTCGACCAACCGGTCGGGGAAGAGGTCGTAGAGGTGGGCGGGCAGGCCGGGCAGGGACTGGCTGCGCTGCCAGCGGCCTTCCATCTTGGCGCGCACAGGTTCGAAGTCCACGAACCACGCCTTGAACAAGGCCCGCGCCATGGCCTCCAGCGTTTCGTTCTGGCGGCGGTTCAGTTCAATCTTGTCGTCCAGCGTGCCGAGGATGTGGGCGATGGCGCGTTGTTCATCCAGCGGTGGCTCTGGTATGAGCACCTTTAGTAGTTCCGCTTGCCGAATGCCCTGAGCAGTGGTTCCAGTAGCGCGCGATAGTAGGTCGTGCTGCACACCTTGCGAACGTAGGGCGTAGTACAGGAACCGGCCTTGCATCCGGTTCTTCTTTGTC comes from the Candidatus Binatia bacterium genome and includes:
- a CDS encoding restriction endonuclease subunit S, translating into MRPDWKPTPLGELLAEVLDRRGVTPLKLGSDFTGQGHRVISAKAVKDGRIDLTADEPRFVDDQTYFRWMKSPLLADDVLMTSEAPLGEVAFVEKELDWCLGQRLFGLRTKKNRMQGRFLYYALRSQGVQHDLLSRATGTTAQGIRQAELLKVLIPEPPLDEQRAIAHILGTLDDKIELNRRQNETLEAMARALFKAWFVDFEPVRAKMEGRWQRSQSLPGLPAHLYDLFPDRLVESELGEIPEGWRYSTIGEEVTVCGGSTPSTKEPEFWEGGQHCWATPKDLSTLKFPVLLDTDRKITDAGLAKISSGLLPVGTVLLSSRAPIGYLAIAEVPTAINQGFIAMKCDGVLSNVFVLLWCLESMDAIVGNANGSTFQEISKSNFRPLRVVVPSDPVLTSFTGSAALLYRQLAENERESRTLAQLRDTLLPKLISGELRVKDAEAFLKERGL